One window from the genome of Eucalyptus grandis isolate ANBG69807.140 chromosome 7, ASM1654582v1, whole genome shotgun sequence encodes:
- the LOC104454167 gene encoding uncharacterized protein LOC104454167 yields the protein MAFRSPSRLYLMLHRARGVSAGTSYATATAPKLKAYAPSAPADVGRAEQRAGKPWGSYVPVCVAAGMILLAATLGLHTMKQQIMHSPAVRVNKSRRETVPEVVEPERVVEESENFLTRSFFRKVAHVQDVNPGEAVPDPIRKDAFAHPPKAETLRSVGVDPVPKHP from the coding sequence AGCCGCTTGTACTTGATGCTGCACCGCGCAAGGGGCGTCAGTGCTGGCACGTCCTACGCCACTGCCACTGCGCCAAAGCTAAAGGCCTATGCTCCATCTGCGCCAGCGGACGTTGGGCGGGCCGAGCAGAGGGCAGGCAAGCCGTGGGGAAGCTATGTGCCGGTATGTGTGGCAGCGGGGATGATACTGCTAGCGGCAACCCTGGGACTGCACACGATGAAGCAGCAGATAATGCACTCGCCAGCGGTGCGGGTGAACAAGTCGAGACGGGAGACGGTGCCGGAGGTGGTGGAGCCGGAGCGGGTGGTGGAGGAGTCGGAGAACTTCCTGACCCGATCCTTCTTTAGGAAGGTGGCACACGTGCAGGACGTCAACCCCGGGGAGGCCGTCCCCGACCCGATCAGGAAGGACGCCTTCGCCCACCCCCCAAAGGCCGAGACACTCCGGTCAGTCGGAGTCGATCCTGTGCCCAAGCACCCTTGA
- the LOC104454166 gene encoding serine/arginine-rich splicing factor RS2Z33 isoform X1, translating into MPRYDDRRSNTRLYVGHLSSRTKTRDLEDLFARYGRIRAVDMKRDYAFVEFSDPRDADDARYSLDGRDFKGSRIIVEFSKGVSDLTPRAPGGSRDYMGRGPPPGSGRCFNCGIDGHWARDCKAGDWKNKCYRCGERGHIERNCQNSPRKLRREDYSRSPSPRRGRSRSRSYSRSRSYSRSISPAKRERSFDDVDRRPRSPIGSRSPKRGRSPMGSRSPKRGRSPIASRSPKRGRSPPSRARDYSPAADERSPPRAKVDQSPEDKKYANGSDYSNSPRRKSMSPVNDAEADGPRNYRSPAEENGRSRSPSPMPRDEEPMAEDDDNRDSPRGSE; encoded by the exons ATGCCTCGCTATGATGACCGCCGCAGCAATACGCGACTCTATGTAGGTCACCTGTCTTCGCGAACAAAGACACGTGACTTGGAGGATCTCTTTGCTAGATATGGAAG AATTCGTGCTGTGGATATGAAGCGAGACTACGCCTTTGTT GAGTTCAGTGATCCTCGGGATGCTGATGATGCAAGATATAGCTTGGATGGAAGGGATTTTAAAGGAAGCCGTATTATTGTGGAATTCTCGAAGGGGGTGAGTGATTTG ACACCACGTGCTCCTGGAGGATCTCGTGATTATATGGGTAGGGGTCCTCCTCCTGGTTCTGGGCGCTGTTTTAATTGTGGAATTGATGGCCACTGGGCTCGAGATTGCAAAGCTGGGGACTGGAAGAATAAATGCTATCGATGTGGGGAAAGGGGCCATATAGAAAGAAATTGTCAGAACAGTCCAAGGAAATTAAG ACGTGAGGATTACTCACGTTCACCTAGTCCTCGCCGTGGTCGGAGTAGGAGCCGAAGTTACAGCCGCAGTCGTAGTTACAG TAGGTCAATCTCTCCGGCAAAGAGGGAGCGAAGTTTTGATGACGTCGATAGAAGGCCAAGGAGCCCCATTGGTAGTCGGAGCCCTAAGCGGGGAAGGAGTCCTATGGGTAGTCGCAGCCCCAAGCGGGGGCGGAGCCCAATCGCTAGTCGGAGCCCTAAGCGGGGAAGGAGTCCACCATCCAGAGCAAGAGATTACAGCCCAGCTGCTGATGAGAGAAGCCCCCCGAGAGCCAAAGTTGATCAATCTCCCGAAGATAAGAAATATGCTAATGGGTCGGATTATAGCAACAGTCCCAGGAGGAAGAGCATGAGCCCTGTCAATGATGCTGAAGCTGATGGCCCAAGAAATTACAGAAGCCCTGCTGAGGAGAATGGCCGCAGTCGCAGCCCCAGCCCCATGCCTAGGGACGAAGAGCCAATGGCTGAAGATGATGATAATCGCGATTCTCCGAGAGGCAGTGAGTGA
- the LOC104454168 gene encoding protein bicaudal D — MKKLFFFRSSASGSANSVGNSPPSTDKTCYPPFDNRLTDPVGERCANNLRSPRGLFTKSRNQASDSQSSSTCSGSGLRKSRSLSSANFLAEALERKNSSSSLSDQSRSPARHQHSEYSPCRRTITPEKQSSKLKEFDETAYRNGNGFKKPGYIVSYDDASLSSNCSSRVSNKVVDRYIDGEQHQERSRPKKTFQKIHTGRDGGNRPPRVQYTAPTSPTDSVKCKPRAQSFREVKSACLHYSSGDWVESGFGHESPRRLAKNVIERLSQTTVFPKISSKEFDHDIPITIEDIYGDSLKKCSNGEVVIHDDIPSHETDETTKRYHSENSSGFQMPHVCHMEKCEPLCTDVIGDDMDFELQSRLEGAQQRVAFLSQEFEQGHFLIDISFDVPTLIRTVRNLSEDRMSLAVEVSELLQSKISDRASLKEELRLAKIELESKTRRLEKEKKELQSGLEKELDRRSSDWSSKLEKFQLEEQRLRDRVRELAEQNVSLQREVCLISEKETECRSSMTYSEQKVKELMEKLEVLSTNNHEFERTISELQEKYVATKENGELLKRNFQEKEKECKELHKSTARLMRTCSDQEKTIEALREGFSDEFGKQRSPEMTDKHLAKLRTEQIRLTGIELALRRELESTRREKDSLRRENISLLSRLNCNGKDFGDLMFQLDQEISARLCCLQNEALSALNDSSHLCSKLLDFIKLEFSHNNVTKQGVEAIKHSLDEQFIVESDMKVHGVKRRTESLMRSLQAMAGLLHEKAKPFSLKNRQSADSQGSMQQLIDQTCEDTLMSELKAESLMTSLLREKLYCKELEVEQLQAEVATAVRSADIVKYEVQNALDNLSCVTHKFKDLELQMLKKDEKMSELENNLQDARKEMGVMRGILPKVTQERDLMWDEVKQYSEKNMLLNSEISMLKKKIDVLDEDILMKEGQITILKDSLGSKPFDLLASPDFTRGFLLE, encoded by the exons ATGaaaaagcttttcttttttcgctcATCTGCTTCTGGCAGTGCTAATAGTGTTGGGAATTCTCCACCGTCGACGGATAAGACATGTTACCCCCCGTTCGACAACAGGTTGACTGATCCAGTCGGAGAGAGGTGTGCGAATAATTTACGAAGCCCTAGAGGTCTGTTCACCAAATCTCGGAATCAAGCATCTGACAGTCAAAGCTCAAGCACTTGTTCAGGTTCGGGACTTAGGAAGAGCCGCTCTTTATCTTCTGCTAACTTCCTTGCAGAAGCTTTGGAGCGAAAGAACTCGTCTTCCTCTTTGAGTGATCAGAGCAGATCTCCTGCTCGACATCAGCATTCTGAATATTCGCCTTG TCGTCGGACCATTACTCCAGAGAAGCAGTCATCCAAGCTGAAAGAGTTTGATGAGACAGCTTACAGAAATGGAAATGGGTTCAAGAAGCCAGGTTACATTGTCTCATATGATGATGCATCACTCTCTTCTAATTGCTCTAGTAGAGTTTCAAATAAGGTCGTGGACCGCTATATCGATGGTGAGCAGCACCAGGAGAGGAGCAGGCCCAAGAAAACCTTTCAAAAGATACATACTGGTAGGGATGGTGGGAATCGTCCCCCACGTGTCCAGTATACCGCTCCCACTTCACCAACTGATAGCGTGAAATGTAAACCAAGGGCTCAGTCATTTAGAGAAGTTAAAAGTGCTTGCCTTCACTATTCCTCTGGAGATTGGGTAGAGAGTGGTTTTGGCCATGAATCCCCTAGAAGGCTTGCTAAGAATGTGATTGAGAGACTCTCCCAAACTACAGTTTTCCCTAAAATAAGTTCAAAGGAGTTCGACCATGACATTCCTATAACAATTGAAGATATCTATGGTGATTCCTTGAAGAAATGCTCTAATGGGGAGGTAGTTATTCATGATGACATTCCTTCTCATGAAACTGATGAAACTACCAAAAGGTACCATAGCGAGAATTCCTCTGGTTTCCAAATGCCGCATGTCTGCCATATGGAAAAATGTGAACCTTTGTGCACTGATGTAATTGGAGACGACATGGACTTTGAACTGCAAAGTAGGCTTGAGGGAGCACAGCAAAGGGTTGCATTCCTTTCTCAGGAATTCGAACAGGGTCACTTTCTTATTGACATTAGTTTTGATGTGCCAACACTCATCCGGACAGTTAGAAACCTTTCAGAAGACAGAATGAGCTTGGCCGTCGAGGTTTCTGAACTTTTACAATCTAAAATTTCTGACAGGGCTTCTCTCAAAGAAGAACTTAGGCTGGCAAAGATAGAGCTTGAATCAAAAACCAGGAGActggaaaaggagaagaaggagctgCAGTCGGGTTTGGAGAAGGAACTCGACAGAAGGTCAAGTGACTGGTCATCCAAGCTTGAGAAATTCCAGCTAGAAGAGCAGAGGCTCCGTGATCGTGTTAGAGAGCTAGCAGAGCAGAATGTTTCACTCCAGAGGGAAGTCTGTTTAATCAGTGAAAAGGAAACAGAGTGCAGAAGTTCGATGACATATTCAGAACAGAAAGTTAAAGAGCTAATGGAAAAACTGGAGGTACTTAGCACGAATAATCATGAGTTTGAGCGAACAATCTCTGAGTTACAAGAAAAGTACGTAGCAACGAAGGAGAATGGAGAGCTacttaaaagaaattttcaagagaaggagaaggagtgTAAGGAGTTGCACAAATCAACAGCGAGATTAATGAGAACCTGCAGTGACCAAGAAAAAACAATCGAAGCGCTTCGAGAGGGATTCAGTGATGAATTTGGAAAGCAGCGATCTCCGGAAATGACTGATAAGCACTTGGCGAAATTGAGGACGGAGCAAATCAGACTGACAGGAATTGAATTGGCCTTAAGAAGAGAGTTGGAATCGACTAGACGAGAGAAGGATTCTCTTCGACGAGAGAATATCAGCTTGTTAAGCCGCTTGAACTGCAATGGGAAAGATTTTGGTGACTTGATGTTTCAGCTAGACCAGGAAATCTCAGCTCGTCTTTGCTGCTTGCAAAACGAAGCTTTGTCAGCGTTAAATGACAGCTCCCATTTATGTTCAAAGTTACTAGACTTCATTAAGTTGGAATTCAGCCACAATAATGTGACCAAGCAGGGTGTGGAAGCTATCAAACATAGTCTAGATGAGCAATTTATTGTTGAATCAGACATGAAAGTGCATGGGGTCAAGCGTAGAACTGAAAGCTTAATGAGGAGTCTGCAAGCAATGGCTGGCTTGCTTCATGAGAAGGCAAAaccattttctttgaaaaatagaCAGAGTGCTGATTCTCAAGGTTCAATGCAGCAGCTAATTGATCAAACTTGCGAG GATACTTTGATGTCAGAGCTTAAAGCAGAGAGTTTAATGACGAGCTTATTGAGAGAGAAGCTCTACTGTAAAGAGCTGGAAGTTGAGCAGCTCCAAGCCGAAGTTGCAACAGCAGTAAGGAGCGCTGATATCGTCAAATACGAAGTTCAGAACGCATTAGACAATCTTTCCTGCGTTACCCACAAGTTCAAGGACCTGGAACTTCAG ATGCTGAAGAAGGACGAGAAGATGAGCGAGCTCGAGAACAACCTGCAGGACGCTAGGAAGGAGATGGGCGTCATGAGGGGGATCCTGCCGAAGGTGACCCAGGAGAGAGATCTGATGTGGGATGAGGTGAAGCAGTACAGCGAGAAGAACATGCTCCTGAACTCCGAGATCTcgatgctgaagaagaagatcgacGTCCTCGACGAGGACATACTCATGAAGGAAGGCCAGATCACGATCTTGAAGGACTCGTTGGGCAGCAAGCCGTTCGACCTCCTCGCCAGCCCCGACTTCACCCGGGGGTTCTTGCTCGAGTGA
- the LOC104454166 gene encoding serine/arginine-rich splicing factor RS2Z33 isoform X4 codes for MALLFVANRLRRIRAVDMKRDYAFVEFSDPRDADDARYSLDGRDFKGSRIIVEFSKGVSDLTPRAPGGSRDYMGRGPPPGSGRCFNCGIDGHWARDCKAGDWKNKCYRCGERGHIERNCQNSPRKLRREDYSRSPSPRRGRSRSRSYSRSRSYSRSISPAKRERSFDDVDRRPRSPIGSRSPKRGRSPMGSRSPKRGRSPIASRSPKRGRSPPSRARDYSPAADERSPPRAKVDQSPEDKKYANGSDYSNSPRRKSMSPVNDAEADGPRNYRSPAEENGRSRSPSPMPRDEEPMAEDDDNRDSPRGSE; via the exons ATGGCCTTACTGTTTGTGGCAAACCGTTTACGCAGAATTCGTGCTGTGGATATGAAGCGAGACTACGCCTTTGTT GAGTTCAGTGATCCTCGGGATGCTGATGATGCAAGATATAGCTTGGATGGAAGGGATTTTAAAGGAAGCCGTATTATTGTGGAATTCTCGAAGGGGGTGAGTGATTTG ACACCACGTGCTCCTGGAGGATCTCGTGATTATATGGGTAGGGGTCCTCCTCCTGGTTCTGGGCGCTGTTTTAATTGTGGAATTGATGGCCACTGGGCTCGAGATTGCAAAGCTGGGGACTGGAAGAATAAATGCTATCGATGTGGGGAAAGGGGCCATATAGAAAGAAATTGTCAGAACAGTCCAAGGAAATTAAG ACGTGAGGATTACTCACGTTCACCTAGTCCTCGCCGTGGTCGGAGTAGGAGCCGAAGTTACAGCCGCAGTCGTAGTTACAG TAGGTCAATCTCTCCGGCAAAGAGGGAGCGAAGTTTTGATGACGTCGATAGAAGGCCAAGGAGCCCCATTGGTAGTCGGAGCCCTAAGCGGGGAAGGAGTCCTATGGGTAGTCGCAGCCCCAAGCGGGGGCGGAGCCCAATCGCTAGTCGGAGCCCTAAGCGGGGAAGGAGTCCACCATCCAGAGCAAGAGATTACAGCCCAGCTGCTGATGAGAGAAGCCCCCCGAGAGCCAAAGTTGATCAATCTCCCGAAGATAAGAAATATGCTAATGGGTCGGATTATAGCAACAGTCCCAGGAGGAAGAGCATGAGCCCTGTCAATGATGCTGAAGCTGATGGCCCAAGAAATTACAGAAGCCCTGCTGAGGAGAATGGCCGCAGTCGCAGCCCCAGCCCCATGCCTAGGGACGAAGAGCCAATGGCTGAAGATGATGATAATCGCGATTCTCCGAGAGGCAGTGAGTGA
- the LOC104454166 gene encoding serine/arginine-rich splicing factor RS2Z33 isoform X3 — translation MPRYDDRRSNTRLYVGHLSSRTKTRDLEDLFARYGRIRAVDMKRDYAFVEFSDPRDADDARYSLDGRDFKGSRIIVEFSKGTPRAPGGSRDYMGRGPPPGSGRCFNCGIDGHWARDCKAGDWKNKCYRCGERGHIERNCQNSPRKLRREDYSRSPSPRRGRSRSRSYSRSRSYSRSISPAKRERSFDDVDRRPRSPIGSRSPKRGRSPMGSRSPKRGRSPIASRSPKRGRSPPSRARDYSPAADERSPPRAKVDQSPEDKKYANGSDYSNSPRRKSMSPVNDAEADGPRNYRSPAEENGRSRSPSPMPRDEEPMAEDDDNRDSPRGSE, via the exons ATGCCTCGCTATGATGACCGCCGCAGCAATACGCGACTCTATGTAGGTCACCTGTCTTCGCGAACAAAGACACGTGACTTGGAGGATCTCTTTGCTAGATATGGAAG AATTCGTGCTGTGGATATGAAGCGAGACTACGCCTTTGTT GAGTTCAGTGATCCTCGGGATGCTGATGATGCAAGATATAGCTTGGATGGAAGGGATTTTAAAGGAAGCCGTATTATTGTGGAATTCTCGAAGGGG ACACCACGTGCTCCTGGAGGATCTCGTGATTATATGGGTAGGGGTCCTCCTCCTGGTTCTGGGCGCTGTTTTAATTGTGGAATTGATGGCCACTGGGCTCGAGATTGCAAAGCTGGGGACTGGAAGAATAAATGCTATCGATGTGGGGAAAGGGGCCATATAGAAAGAAATTGTCAGAACAGTCCAAGGAAATTAAG ACGTGAGGATTACTCACGTTCACCTAGTCCTCGCCGTGGTCGGAGTAGGAGCCGAAGTTACAGCCGCAGTCGTAGTTACAG TAGGTCAATCTCTCCGGCAAAGAGGGAGCGAAGTTTTGATGACGTCGATAGAAGGCCAAGGAGCCCCATTGGTAGTCGGAGCCCTAAGCGGGGAAGGAGTCCTATGGGTAGTCGCAGCCCCAAGCGGGGGCGGAGCCCAATCGCTAGTCGGAGCCCTAAGCGGGGAAGGAGTCCACCATCCAGAGCAAGAGATTACAGCCCAGCTGCTGATGAGAGAAGCCCCCCGAGAGCCAAAGTTGATCAATCTCCCGAAGATAAGAAATATGCTAATGGGTCGGATTATAGCAACAGTCCCAGGAGGAAGAGCATGAGCCCTGTCAATGATGCTGAAGCTGATGGCCCAAGAAATTACAGAAGCCCTGCTGAGGAGAATGGCCGCAGTCGCAGCCCCAGCCCCATGCCTAGGGACGAAGAGCCAATGGCTGAAGATGATGATAATCGCGATTCTCCGAGAGGCAGTGAGTGA
- the LOC104454166 gene encoding serine/arginine-rich splicing factor RS2Z33 isoform X2, with protein MPRYDDRRSNTRLYVGHLSSRTKTRDLEDLFARYGRIRAVDMKRDYAFVEFSDPRDADDARYSLDGRDFKGSRIIVEFSKGVSDLTPRAPGGSRDYMGRGPPPGSGRCFNCGIDGHWARDCKAGDWKNKCYRCGERGHIERNCQNSPRKLRREDYSRSPSPRRGRSRSRSYSRSRSYRSISPAKRERSFDDVDRRPRSPIGSRSPKRGRSPMGSRSPKRGRSPIASRSPKRGRSPPSRARDYSPAADERSPPRAKVDQSPEDKKYANGSDYSNSPRRKSMSPVNDAEADGPRNYRSPAEENGRSRSPSPMPRDEEPMAEDDDNRDSPRGSE; from the exons ATGCCTCGCTATGATGACCGCCGCAGCAATACGCGACTCTATGTAGGTCACCTGTCTTCGCGAACAAAGACACGTGACTTGGAGGATCTCTTTGCTAGATATGGAAG AATTCGTGCTGTGGATATGAAGCGAGACTACGCCTTTGTT GAGTTCAGTGATCCTCGGGATGCTGATGATGCAAGATATAGCTTGGATGGAAGGGATTTTAAAGGAAGCCGTATTATTGTGGAATTCTCGAAGGGGGTGAGTGATTTG ACACCACGTGCTCCTGGAGGATCTCGTGATTATATGGGTAGGGGTCCTCCTCCTGGTTCTGGGCGCTGTTTTAATTGTGGAATTGATGGCCACTGGGCTCGAGATTGCAAAGCTGGGGACTGGAAGAATAAATGCTATCGATGTGGGGAAAGGGGCCATATAGAAAGAAATTGTCAGAACAGTCCAAGGAAATTAAG ACGTGAGGATTACTCACGTTCACCTAGTCCTCGCCGTGGTCGGAGTAGGAGCCGAAGTTACAGCCGCAGTCGTAGTTACAG GTCAATCTCTCCGGCAAAGAGGGAGCGAAGTTTTGATGACGTCGATAGAAGGCCAAGGAGCCCCATTGGTAGTCGGAGCCCTAAGCGGGGAAGGAGTCCTATGGGTAGTCGCAGCCCCAAGCGGGGGCGGAGCCCAATCGCTAGTCGGAGCCCTAAGCGGGGAAGGAGTCCACCATCCAGAGCAAGAGATTACAGCCCAGCTGCTGATGAGAGAAGCCCCCCGAGAGCCAAAGTTGATCAATCTCCCGAAGATAAGAAATATGCTAATGGGTCGGATTATAGCAACAGTCCCAGGAGGAAGAGCATGAGCCCTGTCAATGATGCTGAAGCTGATGGCCCAAGAAATTACAGAAGCCCTGCTGAGGAGAATGGCCGCAGTCGCAGCCCCAGCCCCATGCCTAGGGACGAAGAGCCAATGGCTGAAGATGATGATAATCGCGATTCTCCGAGAGGCAGTGAGTGA